The genomic stretch TTCGTGCGCGCGCGCCGCAAAAACTTCGATTATCTGAGGGACGGGCTTTCCGGGCTGGCTGACGCGCTTGTGCTGCCGCGCGCGTGCCGCGAAACCGAACCGTCGTGGTTCGGGTTCCCGATCGCCGTCCGCAGTGACGCGGGGTTTACCCGCAATGAACTGGTTACCCATCTTGAGGGGCTCGGCATTCAAACCAGAATGCTTTTCGCCGGCAATATACTGCTGCATCCGTGCTTTGACGGCCTGCGTGGCGACAAATCGGTTTACCGCATAAGCGGCAGTCTGGAGCAAACCGACGCCGTGGTGACCGACGTGTTCTGGTTGGGCGTTTATCCGGGTCTGGGCAGAAAACAGCTCGACTTCATAATCAGCGCGGTCAGAGAGTTTGCGGCGAAACACAGATGAAGAATATTCTTGTCACCGGCGCGAGCGGATTCGTGGGGCGCAATCTGGTCGAGCAGTTTTCCGGGCTGCCGCGCTACGCGGGCGGTTATTCCATCGCGGCGCCTTCGCACCGGGAGCTGGATCTGGCGGACAGCGAGTGCGTGGCCGCCTATCTCAAAGCCCGCAGGTTTGACGCGGTGATCCACTGCGCGATCAAGCCGGGGCATCGTAACGCGCCTGATCTGACCGGCCTGTATTACCAGAATACCCGGATGTTTCTCAATCTGCTGCGCGGGCTGGACTCCTGCGGAAAAATCATCTGGCTGGGCTCCGGCCTGGTTTACGATCTGCGCCATTACCGCCCGCTTATGGATGAAAGCTATTTCGGAGTTCATGTGCCGGCTGACGAGGCGGGGTTCGGCAAATACGCCTGCGCGCGGCTGACCGAGCTTTCAAACAACGTGATC from Elusimicrobiaceae bacterium encodes the following:
- a CDS encoding NAD(P)-dependent oxidoreductase: MKNILVTGASGFVGRNLVEQFSGLPRYAGGYSIAAPSHRELDLADSECVAAYLKARRFDAVIHCAIKPGHRNAPDLTGLYYQNTRMFLNLLRGLDSCGKIIWLGSGLVYDLRHYRPLMDESYFGVHVPADEAGFGKYACARLTELSNNVIELRPFGVYGKYEDYAIRFISNAICKTLSGLPVTIRQNRKFDYISVDDLVSVIHHFINNDARHPAYNVASGRPVELAEIAKTVVELGGGNNGVRIAEPGLGVEYSGGNVRLLAELPGFEFKPLRAGIEQLFEYYRGNRYLIDPALLADDR